A part of Paenibacillus sp. 481 genomic DNA contains:
- a CDS encoding class I SAM-dependent methyltransferase: MRIDLGCGIHKHPRCIGLDSHPYPGVDKVCDLNEGIPLPDDSVDFMIASNILQYLNNAEHIVQEMYRVCKHGTVVCLVVPYAHVTSHITHPEYRQLFDEHSPRHWTKNSYTPMNAEEYLQPLDAGWSLMNEKIEDSERTPLDFRLVRIEYFYFPEYRCLYDEVELRRLRQSQLNVVYQLMLHLVTVKGDMDELELESLTLQPMEEPRSITEQREKNDEQLVLDDRPFVIQSERRNQLENETSALNENVIDSTIGVDVAAELEVDEFNQQAERIAPKSKGKKSAKTRRSTSQSSLRKKVYVPYLRKKRKLKN; the protein is encoded by the coding sequence GTGAGGATTGACTTGGGTTGCGGCATCCATAAACATCCTCGGTGCATTGGGCTGGATAGTCATCCTTATCCGGGTGTGGATAAGGTTTGTGACCTGAACGAAGGGATTCCTCTGCCCGATGATAGTGTAGATTTTATGATTGCATCAAATATTTTGCAATATTTGAATAATGCTGAACACATCGTACAAGAGATGTATCGGGTTTGTAAGCATGGTACAGTTGTTTGCCTCGTCGTTCCATATGCTCACGTTACGAGTCATATTACACATCCTGAATATAGACAGTTATTTGATGAACACTCGCCTCGGCATTGGACAAAAAATAGCTATACACCGATGAATGCAGAAGAATATTTGCAGCCGCTTGATGCTGGATGGTCGCTTATGAACGAAAAAATAGAAGATTCAGAACGTACTCCATTAGACTTTCGTTTAGTTCGAATAGAGTACTTTTACTTTCCAGAATATCGTTGCCTGTACGATGAGGTCGAACTGCGTCGGTTACGGCAATCCCAACTGAACGTTGTGTACCAACTCATGCTTCACTTAGTCACTGTAAAAGGAGATATGGATGAACTGGAGCTAGAGTCGTTGACGTTGCAGCCAATGGAAGAGCCACGAAGTATTACGGAACAAAGAGAAAAAAATGATGAGCAGCTCGTCTTGGACGATCGACCGTTCGTGATTCAATCCGAACGGCGCAATCAGCTTGAAAATGAAACGAGCGCACTGAACGAGAATGTAATCGATTCAACGATTGGCGTTGACGTTGCAGCCGAGCTGGAAGTTGACGAATTCAATCAGCAGGCTGAACGGATAGCTCCTAAGAGCAAAGGGAAAAAAAGTGCGAAAACACGTCGCTCGACGAGCCAATCGAGTCTGAGAAAGAAGGTTTACGTTCCGTACTTGCGTAAGAAACGCAAACTTAAAAATTAA
- a CDS encoding cytochrome C oxidase subunit II: MKKWAMFSLFSIACVFAVGLMLFNMPKPPVEETAPEGMTLVKIVANGDFTFGEAEYKVKVGEKVRLKLVNKAGIHGAGIKEFNIDLKDGQMEKDMTFDKPGKYEIFCSIMCGPGHNTMKSYLIVEA, encoded by the coding sequence ATGAAGAAATGGGCGATGTTCTCGTTGTTCAGCATCGCGTGTGTATTTGCCGTAGGGTTGATGTTGTTCAATATGCCGAAGCCACCAGTTGAAGAAACGGCTCCGGAAGGCATGACTCTTGTAAAAATTGTGGCAAATGGCGATTTTACATTTGGTGAAGCTGAGTATAAGGTGAAAGTTGGCGAAAAAGTTCGCCTCAAGCTTGTAAACAAAGCGGGCATACACGGCGCTGGTATTAAAGAGTTTAATATCGATTTAAAAGACGGCCAGATGGAAAAGGACATGACGTTCGATAAGCCTGGCAAATATGAGATTTTCTGTTCCATTATGTGCGGACCTGGTCATAACACGATGAAATCGTACTTGATCGTAGAAGCATAG
- a CDS encoding DUF86 domain-containing protein, which translates to MYYVNVEQLERRLNSIDDLVQAVESIQQQWDGGLVVSLAQERVLHLAIEIVTDIGSLLIDGFLLRDASSYEDIVEIMAQEGAVHKEIQESLLELVRLRRPLVQSYDEWKRGELHPLLVPLTTLLPAFAVSVRAFVSSEMKLGSKA; encoded by the coding sequence ATGTATTATGTGAATGTGGAGCAGTTAGAGCGTCGATTGAACAGTATTGACGATCTGGTGCAGGCGGTTGAAAGTATTCAACAACAGTGGGACGGCGGATTAGTCGTTTCGCTTGCTCAAGAACGAGTGTTGCATTTAGCCATTGAAATTGTAACTGACATCGGAAGCTTGCTGATCGATGGGTTTTTGTTGAGGGATGCTAGTAGTTATGAAGATATCGTTGAAATTATGGCGCAAGAAGGTGCAGTTCATAAGGAGATCCAAGAATCATTGCTGGAGTTGGTCCGTTTAAGAAGACCGCTTGTACAAAGCTATGATGAATGGAAACGTGGCGAATTGCATCCATTGTTAGTGCCTCTTACCACATTGCTACCTGCATTCGCGGTTTCTGTCCGTGCCTTTGTAAGTAGTGAAATGAAGCTAGGCTCTAAAGCTTAA